A stretch of Lepisosteus oculatus isolate fLepOcu1 chromosome 11, fLepOcu1.hap2, whole genome shotgun sequence DNA encodes these proteins:
- the spdl1 gene encoding protein Spindly — translation MSAAVDSEVQRLRCKLKEAEESLQKAAQYGLQLLDDQLDLQNRLEEQRTEMTNSIEALEQEKYSLQRELELRGRMLDSLRSECESIKTQQKMLWVQQEAQLERSYTLEIGEYKNKLEKMKAELDEARLSERQLRHKLELQAEALSSKTEELRMMAERSQETLSSEMMELQMEKAELETAKAALEHELNEMSYREQQLQLAGSHLQRTVERLTREKEDCEKEVVSHFNALEKAREANQDLQLQLDQILQQSQDPNSKGNSLFSEVEDRRAAMERQLISMKVQYQSLQKQHTFSRQQLHRMKVQIATLMQMKGCQADPGQLERLQSMLAQKNNEIEALMIKLRRLERAEMTIKAEPSSAPSGEGDSGDMTYYTDLLKMQLSNSVKEAERLGEELSVQRMKALAESQRVLEVERRLFSSERTLRLCQSENIRLQVQLDELRMKYQPNAVNKSQVAKRRREKLPVDAPAEADAPEPKGEEQSAAGAKEGPAPAERLAPGPLQQVPARIGEEPPRSPPSGTTVKAEEVDAGAENRREERKKEMRPQPVIHVSSKPTLENQCAQQ, via the exons ATGTCCGCTGCAGTGGACTCTGAAGTCCAGCGCCTGCGCTGCAAGCTGAAGGAGGCGGAGGAGTCCCTGCAGAAGGCAGCCCAGTATGGCCTGCAGCTGCTGGACGATCAGCTGGATCTGCAGAACCGCTTGGAGGAGCAGCGCACGGAGATGACGAACTCCATAGAG GCTCTGGAGCAGGAGAAGTACTCCTTGCAGAGAGAGCTCGAGCTGAGGGGCCGCATGCTGGACAGTCTGAGGTCAGAGTGCGAATCCATCAAAACGCAGCAGAAGATGTTGTGGGTGCAACAGGAGGCCCAGCTGGAGAGGAGCTACACCCTGGAGATCGGTGAATACAAGAACAAG CTGGAGAAGATGAAGGCCGAGCTGGACGAGGCGCGGCTCTCTGAGAGGCAGCTGAGACACAAGCTGGAGCTGCAGGCGGAGGCTCTGAGCAGCAAGACCGAGGAGCTGAGGATGATGGCGGAGCGCTCCCAGGAGACACTGTCCTCGGAGATGATGGAGCTGCAGATGGAGAAGGCCGAGTTAGAGACCGCCAAG GCTGCACTGGAGCACGAGCTCAATGAAATGAGCTACCGAgagcagcagctccagctggcCGGCAGCCATCTCCAGCGCACGGTGGAGCGCCTGACCCGGGAGAAGGAGGATTGCGAGAAGGAAGTCGTCTCTCACTTTAACGCCTTGGAG AAAGCACGGGAAGCTAACCAGGATCTCCAGCTGCAACTGGACCAGATTCTGCAGCAGTCTCAGGACCCCAACAGCAAGGGCAACTCGCTCTTTTCTGAG GTGGAAGACCGGAGGGCCGCGATGGAGCGGCAGCTCATCAGCATGAAGGTGCAGTACCAGTCTCTCCAGAAGCAGCACACCTTCTCCCGACAGCAGCTTCACAGAATGAAG GTCCAGATTGCCACGCTGATGCAGATGAAGGGCTGCCAGGCAGACCCAGGGCAGCTGGAGCGCCTGCAGTCCATGCTGGCCCAGAAGAACAACGAAATCGAGGCACTGATGATCAAGCTGCGTCGTCTGGAGAGGGCAGAG ATGACCATAAAGGCTGAGCCATCCAGCGCACCCTCTGGAGAAGGAGATAGCGGTGACATGACGTACTACACTGACCTCCTTAAAATGCAGCTTTCAAACTCCGT gAAGGAAGCCGAGCGGCTGGGGGAGGAGCTGTCTGTGCAGAGGATGAAGGCGCTGGCGGAGAGTCAGAGGGTGCTGGAGGTGGAGAGGAGGCTCTTCAGCAGCGAGAGGACCCTCAGGCTGTGCCAGAGCGAGAACATCAGGCTGCAGGTCCAGCTGGACGAGCTCAGGATGAAATACCAACCCAATG CGGTGAACAAGAGCCAGGTGGCGAAGCGCCGGCGCGAGAAGCTGCCAGTGGACGCCCCGGCCGAGGCCGACGCCCCCGAGCCGAAGGGGGAGGAGCAGAGCGCGGCGGGCGCGAAGGAGGGGCCGGCTCCCGCAGAGCGGCTGGCCCCCGGCCCCCTGCAGCAGGTCCCCGCGCGCATCGGCGAGGAGCCCCCCAG GTCTCCCCCATCCGGCACCACTGTCAAGGCAGAGGAGGTGGATGCAGGAGCCGAGAACAGGAGGGAAGAGAGGAAGAAGGAGATGAGGCCTCAGCCTGTCATCCATGTGTCCTCCAAGCCCACCCTGGAGAATCAGTGTGCCCAGCAGTAG
- the LOC107077712 gene encoding heterogeneous nuclear ribonucleoprotein A0-like has translation MENQLCKLFVGGLNVQTTDDGLRKHFEQYGQLTDCVVVQNQQLKRSRCFGFVTYSTPEEADAAMAARPHVLDGNNVELKRAVAREDAGKPEALAKVKKIFIGGLKDDVEDEHLSSYFSQFGAIEKAEVITDKQTGKKRGFGFVYFEDNDSADKAVVLKYHTINGHKVEVKKALSKQEMQSAGARGGRGGRGGRGMGRSQNGYGGGRGGGGYNSYGGYGGSDGGYGGGYGGGYSGGYGGGYGDQMGGYGGGNGYSDFGSGYGQQSSGYGPMKGGSGYSGRSSAPYSRGGGGGGGGGGYGRGGYGGSY, from the coding sequence ATGGAGAACCAACTGTGTAAGCTCTTTGTCGGCGGGCTGAACGTCCAGACCACGGACGACGGCCTCCGCAAGCACTTCGAGCAGTACGGGCAGCTGACCGACTGCGTGGTGGTGCAGAACCAGCAGCTCAAGCGCTCCCGCTGCTTCGGCTTCGTCACCTACTCGACCCCCGAGGAGGCCGACGCCGCCATGGCGGCCAGGCCGCACGTCCTGGACGGCAACAACGTGGAGCTGAAGAGGGCCGTGGCGCGGGAGGACGCCGGCAAGCCCGAGGCCCTGGCCAAGGTGAAGAAGATCTTCATCGGGGGGCTGAAAGACGACGTGGAGGACGAGCACCTGTCCAGCTACTTCTCGCAGTTCGGCGCCATCGAGAAGGCCGAGGTGATCACCGACAAGCAGACCGGCAAGAAGCGGGGCTTCGGCTTTGTCTACTTCGAGGACAACGACTCGGCGGACAAGGCCGTGGTGCTGAAGTACCACACCATCAACGGGCACAAGGTGGAGGTGAAGAAGGCCCTGTCCAAGCAGGAGATGCAGTCGGCGGGGGCCCGGGGCGGCCGCGGGGGGCGAGGCGGGCGAGGGATGGGACGCTCCCAAAATGGCTACGGCGGCGGCAGAGGAGGTGGGGGCTACAACAGCTATGGCGGCTACGGCGGCAGCGATGGCGGCTACGGGGGAGGCTACGGCGGCGGCTACAGCGGGGGCTACGGGGGCGGCTACGGCGACCAGATGGGCGGCTACGGTGGGGGCAACGGCTACAGTGACTTTGGCAGCGGCTACGGCCAGCAGTCCTCCGGCTACGGCCCCATGAAGGGGGGCAGCGGCTACTCGGGCCGGAGCAGCGCTCCTTACTCCCGGGGCGgcggcggaggaggaggagggggcggCTACGGCCGGGGGGGCTACGGGGGCTcctattaa
- the LOC107077715 gene encoding heterogeneous nuclear ribonucleoprotein A0-like isoform X1, with product MENQLCKLFVGGLNVQTTDDGLRQHFEQYGQLTDCVVVQNQQLKRSRCFGFVTYSTPEEADAAMAARPHVLDGNNVELKRAVAREDAGKPEALAKVKKIFIGGLKDDVEDEHLSSYFSQFGAIEKAEVITDKQTGKKRGFGFVYFEDNDSADKAVVLKYHTINGHKVEVKKALSKQEMQSAGARGGRGGRGGRGMGRSQNGYGGGRGGGGYNSYGGYGGSDGGYGGGYGGGYSGGYGGGYGDQMGGYGGGNGYSDFGSGYGQQSSGYGPMKGNYSGRSGAPYSRGGGGGGYGRGGYGGSY from the coding sequence atggaaaatcagCTTTGCAAGCTCTTCGTCGGCGGCCTGAACGTCCAGACCACGGACGACGGCCTCCGCCAGCACTTCGAGCAGTACGGGCAGCTGACCGACTGCGTGGTGGTGCAGAACCAGCAGCTCAAGCGCTCCCGCTGCTTCGGCTTCGTCACCTACTCGACCCCCGAGGAGGCCGACGCCGCCATGGCGGCCAGGCCGCACGTCCTGGACGGCAACAACGTGGAGCTGAAGAGGGCCGTGGCGCGGGAGGACGCCGGCAAGCCCGAGGCCCTGGCCAAGGTGAAGAAGATCTTCATCGGGGGGCTGAAAGACGACGTGGAGGACGAGCACCTGTCCAGCTACTTCTCGCAGTTCGGCGCCATCGAGAAGGCCGAGGTGATCACCGACAAGCAGACCGGCAAGAAGCGGGGCTTCGGCTTTGTCTACTTCGAGGACAACGACTCGGCGGACAAGGCCGTGGTGCTGAAGTACCACACCATCAACGGGCACAAGGTGGAGGTGAAGAAGGCCCTGTCCAAGCAGGAGATGCAGTCGGCGGGGGCCCGGGGCGGCCGCGGGGGGCGAGGCGGGCGAGGGATGGGACGCTCCCAAAATGGCTACGGCGGCGGCAGAGGAGGTGGGGGCTACAACAGCTATGGCGGCTACGGCGGCAGCGATGGCGGCTACGGGGGAGGCTACGGCGGCGGCTACAGCGGGGGCTACGGGGGCGGCTACGGCGACCAGATGGGCGGCTACGGCGGGGGCAACGGCTACAGTGACTTTGGCAGCGGCTACGGCCAGCAGTCCTCCGGCTACGGCCCCATGAAAGGTAATTACTCGGGCAGAAGCGGCGCTCCTTACTCCCGGGGTGGCGGCGGCGGAGGCTACGGCCGGGGGGGCTACGGGGGCTCCTATTAA
- the LOC138241905 gene encoding heterogeneous nuclear ribonucleoprotein A0-like, with protein sequence MKNQLCKLFVGGLNVETTDDGLRQHFEQYGQLTDCVVVQNQQLKRSRCFGFVTYSTPEEADAAMAARPHVLDGNNVELKRAVAREDAGKPEALAKVKKIFIGGLKDDVEDEHLSSYFSQFGAIEKAEVITDKQTGKKRGFGFVYFEDNDSADKAVVLKYHTINGHKVEVKKALSKQEMQSAGRGGRSGRGMGRSQNGYGGGYGGGRGGGGGGYGGYGGGYGGSDGGYGGGYGSQGGYGGGYGDQMDGYGGGNGYSDFGSGYGQQSSGYGAMKGGGGYSGRSSAPYSRGGGGGGYGRGGGGYGGY encoded by the coding sequence ATGAAGAACCAACTGTGCAAGCTCTTCGTCGGCGGCCTGAACGTGGAGACCACGGACGACGGCCTCCGCCAGCACTTCGAGCAGTACGGGCAGCTGACCGACTGCGTGGTGGTGCAGAACCAGCAGCTCAAGCGCTCCCGCTGCTTCGGCTTCGTCACCTACTCGACCCCCGAGGAGGCCGACGCCGCCATGGCGGCCAGGCCGCACGTCCTGGACGGCAACAACGTGGAGCTGAAGAGGGCCGTGGCGCGGGAGGACGCCGGCAAGCCCGAGGCCCTGGCCAAGGTGAAGAAGATCTTCATCGGGGGGCTGAAAGACGACGTGGAGGACGAGCACCTGTCCAGCTACTTCTCGCAGTTCGGCGCCATCGAGAAGGCCGAGGTGATCACCGACAAGCAGACCGGCAAGAAGCGGGGCTTCGGCTTTGTCTACTTCGAGGACAACGACTCGGCGGACAAGGCCGTGGTGCTGAAGTACCACACCATCAACGGGCACAAGGTGGAGGTGAAGAAGGCCCTGTCCAAGCAGGAGATGCAGTCGGCCGGAAGAGGCGGCCGGAGCGGGCGAGGGATGGGGCGGTCGCAAAATGGCTACGGCGGCGGCTACGGCGGCGGCAGGGGGGGTGGTGGCGGCGGCTACGGCGGCTATGGCGGGGGCTACGGGGGTAGCGACGGGGGCTACGGCGGCGGCTACGGGAGCCAGGGCGGCTACGGCGGCGGCTACGGCGACCAGATGGACGGCTACGGCGGGGGCAACGGCTACAGTGACTTTGGCAGCGGCTACGGCCAGCAGTCCTCCGGCTACGGGGCCATGAAGGGGGGCGGCGGCTACTCGGGCCGGAGCAGCGCTCCTTACTCccggggcggcggcggcgggggctaCGGCCGGGGGGGCGGCGGCTACGGGGGGTATTAG
- the LOC107077715 gene encoding heterogeneous nuclear ribonucleoprotein A0-like isoform X2, translated as MENQLCKLFVGGLNVQTTDDGLRQHFEQYGQLTDCVVVQNQQLKRSRCFGFVTYSTPEEADAAMAARPHVLDGNNVELKRAVAREDAGKPEALAKVKKIFIGGLKDDVEDEHLSSYFSQFGAIEKAEVITDKQTGKKRGFGFVYFEDNDSADKAVVLKYHTINGHKVEVKKALSKQEMQSAGARGGRGGRGGRGMGRSQNGYGGGRGGGGYNSYGGYGGSDGGYGGGYGGGYSGGYGGGYGDQMGGYGGGNGYSDFGSGYGQQSSGYGPMKERSLRNAGI; from the exons atggaaaatcagCTTTGCAAGCTCTTCGTCGGCGGCCTGAACGTCCAGACCACGGACGACGGCCTCCGCCAGCACTTCGAGCAGTACGGGCAGCTGACCGACTGCGTGGTGGTGCAGAACCAGCAGCTCAAGCGCTCCCGCTGCTTCGGCTTCGTCACCTACTCGACCCCCGAGGAGGCCGACGCCGCCATGGCGGCCAGGCCGCACGTCCTGGACGGCAACAACGTGGAGCTGAAGAGGGCCGTGGCGCGGGAGGACGCCGGCAAGCCCGAGGCCCTGGCCAAGGTGAAGAAGATCTTCATCGGGGGGCTGAAAGACGACGTGGAGGACGAGCACCTGTCCAGCTACTTCTCGCAGTTCGGCGCCATCGAGAAGGCCGAGGTGATCACCGACAAGCAGACCGGCAAGAAGCGGGGCTTCGGCTTTGTCTACTTCGAGGACAACGACTCGGCGGACAAGGCCGTGGTGCTGAAGTACCACACCATCAACGGGCACAAGGTGGAGGTGAAGAAGGCCCTGTCCAAGCAGGAGATGCAGTCGGCGGGGGCCCGGGGCGGCCGCGGGGGGCGAGGCGGGCGAGGGATGGGACGCTCCCAAAATGGCTACGGCGGCGGCAGAGGAGGTGGGGGCTACAACAGCTATGGCGGCTACGGCGGCAGCGATGGCGGCTACGGGGGAGGCTACGGCGGCGGCTACAGCGGGGGCTACGGGGGCGGCTACGGCGACCAGATGGGCGGCTACGGCGGGGGCAACGGCTACAGTGACTTTGGCAGCGGCTACGGCCAGCAGTCCTCCGGCTACGGCCCCATGAAAG AACGCAGCCTGCGTAATGCTGGAATTTGA